ttaaTCATGAATAACTATCTGTTGATAAAAATCATTAACAATGACAAAAAGATAAAAACATAGCCAAAGAAGAAGGTTCATGGATAGAGCAAGAAGTGGCTGAAGGTGGttttatcaaaattatttattttcaaataattgaTAATTATCTATGCCACCAAAatcagaaaattaaaataaatacagcGAACACTAGTAATTAAGAATGCATAAGAGGTTAAAATGGTCTCTAAAATTTTAGTGTTACTCAAGCTGATGATCCCCTAAATTTTCACTCAATTATAAATTAGTCTTAAAAATGTTCTAACATTAAAAACATTCATCCCTACTTAGCAACCTCCCATTCACCCTTTGTTGtttcttgttattttcttttatagGTAAATTCACACTTTGTTCTTTTTCATTCGTTTTTTGCTTTGTTATTTTCTAACGTTAATCGTGTTCGTTTCTATTCAGATAAAGTTGTTTTTCTCTCATTTTTGTTAGAGAACTGAAAATTTCCAAACGAAAATTAAATGAGGTAATATTTTTGCTAATACACATTTGTTTTTCCGAATTTCCTTGCACCTAATTATTAAGAAGCCCATAAAAATAATTCGAATGAGATACAATGTATTAAGATTATTTGTCAAACGCTTCTATCTCATTTTGGTAAGACCGTTAGCTGTTATTAGCTGTACAAAATTGATCATAGTAATTAAACAGCCGCCATTGATGCTCATGTTCATGATCTATCTAAATCAATAATCCGATGGACCCCAGaacaagtagaacaacaaccagtgaataaaaattaaattggaaTATCTAATTACAATTTGAGAATATTCCTTTTATTAAACGTGCTTAAATTGGAGACCATAGTCTCAATGCAACTAGTACAACAAAATTCGTTTcacttattttaatttgtttgaggGATAGAAAATGTGTACTTTTTTAGACTAGGGACGATGGCGTTGCTAATTTACAGAAAATTCCAGCTTAGAGTTCTGTTCTGAGTTTGCTTGATGTAATTCAAATTTGACCAAAACAATccttattagttattaataattGAAGTCGCCAATGCAAATGCCACCTGTGGAAATTGAAAGGTGAAAGCAATGGCTTCACCGTGAAATTAAAGCTTAAAAATCAAAGATTTGTTGAATAATATTTTGTCGTCACTTTCCATttacttcttattattattattattattattattatttgtttattaagTTATTTGGAGCAACATCTTATGATATATTGTTTAGTAGTAATCTAACGTTGCACACATCAGATTGAACTaattttaaggtttagggtttaacaTACAAAAGATTCATTCCCATTATTTGTGTgccatatattaaaaattttagtggttcaaaattaacaaaatataattattgaCAAAGCATATGGATATAGTCATATTGAAAGGGAAATGAAGGCAATAATGCAATGAAATATGATTATTTGCAATAAGTGGGATCTGGTTCAACTGGGCCCTTTTGCGTTTTTTCACCACACCATATACACTAACACTACTGTGTTGTCAACTTGTTATCATTGAAATTGAAAtggttaattaataataattatgtaaGGAAGAAGCAAGAAGGATATATAAAATCCACGCTGACTTAAGGGTAAACCACATTTATTTTCTCAcggttaaaagaaaaataaaatgtaaaattaaagaaaggataaaaaaaaagaagtaaaagaaaaaaagttaattttatttttgaaaattgttaaaagttttaaattttattttgttttaattttgtctaaaaatttttattttgtttcaattgtaTTATTTCTgccaacaaaaatttttaaaaatttagcacCAATTTAGTTATAATACCTAACAATTAGGAGTTGCTGACAAAATTTTGTATCTTATTTGTTTATATTAAAGGTTGTCTTTATAAAGTTATTGAattggttttattttttaaaagaattaactATCAGAGTacatttaataaaaacaaaaaattatttaaaaaaattaaaacaaaataaagtccgCCAAGAGCAAGAATAATGTCCTTTGTTTTTAGTTGAGTTATACAACGGCCTTCTAAAAACATGGATTTCGCGTATTACTTGCAAAAAAAATTTTGACGCTCAAATTAAACATCTGTATATCTAAGTATATCTTAAGCATAACGAAGAGAGTATTTTTTGTGTGTAGCCATAACTCTTCTTTTGTCTTTTTAATATATAGACTTGATTTTGGGTTAGTGACCATTTTTACTGTGTGCGGTTACCGAATTATTAGTGAATGTGGAAAGAGTATATGATCGTTATAGACGAAGTTTTAATCATtattggaaaagtatagggtactaacatattatctgtcaacttattatcaacaatgattaattattatattttaaacacatatacaaagaaatacatttaaaaaatatatctataaaaatatttctattaaacacaactataaaaaagatatttttattagacacatccacaaagacacttccattaaatATTCTTATAAATAAAAGTTAACAAATGTTGGCAGAAATACTGTTGATAACGTAGCGGAATTAATCATTATTTTACCAAGATATAATGAGTCAGTTACTGAGTTATAGTCTTATAGAGATATGGATCAAATGATAAATaacgtaaatataaaaaattaacagtgataataaaaaaattatatttttatttaatatttttatatttttaataaaaaaatataaaatatattgacTTAATGTCtcaaaacataatatttttatttatattttatttaaataaatataattttatgacTTTGTATACATATCTCAGTATCATATATTTATAAACTAAGACatccttaatttttttctttttcttccatctTTCTTACTCTCTCACATGAGTTCTAATCTTGTTCTCAATCTCATCTGACTCTTTCTCCCTCGTATTCCTAATATTCATCCATTTTTTGTACAAAAATCCTCTTTGTTTTTTAATTTCATCATCAACATTGATATAGAAGTTTAAAGCACACATAATGAGGTTGATATTTGAATCAGAAAGTGAAAAATTAAACACCTATTTCCATTAATTTTCTCTGATTTTCAATGGCATCTTCCATTGAAATTAAATCAACTGTGATGCATAAGATTTCAATTCAAACGACCATTGGTTATTTGGCCTATGTATTGTATTGATAATTTTGTTAAGAATTCTACtagaaaaataatgagaaattttaataatgtgtacaatgaactGATTTATTGGttcataacaaattaaaaaaataaaaaatatcttttaaactctaataacaaaaattttttaccatcaattttaaatttaaaccaTCTCCCACTCACTATCAAACCCTAGCAGCGCCGTCACCCACCTCCCGCAGCTCTAACAGCGCCGTGACTTTctcaattaaaataaccatccgatTACATATAAAACTATTCACTTTTGAAAATGTTAAGTCGATATATACTTCAACCAAATGTAATAAATTAATCATCCAAATACtcattaaaataaccatctgcaTATATACAGCATTGAACattcaaattattttaattacactTACGTAAATAACCATCCGCATTAGATATAACAATAACCATCCGCCAACCTAATGTAATGAACATCTACATCAAAAAAAAGCTTTCACTTTTGTACTTGATTCCTGTTGTCAAGCACAGGATGGGAGAGAAGACAACAGCGGGACCAGTGTAAAGATGAGTGGCGCGTTCTGTGGTGACGAAGACGCTGGCACCAACCATGCCGCCGACGCCGAGGGCAACGAGTTGTATCAGCGTAGAGTGCGGGGCATGTGGGAGTAGGATCAGGCGCGGAGGTAGGTTATCTCGTCGTAGGAGATAGAAACTGAGACGACACGGGTTGCAAGGCGAGAAGGAGTGTGAGAGAGACGTTGGGAAGGAGAAATCGTCGGCACGGAGGAGGGACTGCACGAGTGGCGTGATGCAGGACTGCGAGAACGACGCAAACTACGTGACGGTGCTATTGGACGTTCGTTGTGCGCACGTCGGCGTCAGCCGGAACTATAGACGACGACGGCAGATGTCTGTGGCGGCACGACACCGGTAAGCGAAGAAAAGACCGACGAAAAGCCAGTCACATCAAATGAGAGAGAGACCGTTTTTTGAGTTTACGTAACTgttgtaaatttttatttattttaaattttaaattagtaattattaaaattaattatttatttattattcaatattaattacaattttatcTCTATCGTACACATTATACACTAAATTTATTGGTTTAACATACTTTCTCTTTTGTTAAACTTGACTAAAATAATAATCTGAATCACGGATAAAATAATTATCATATGTTTTCAGCgacaaacaaaatatttttgagaaaattaaaaaaatatgtattgaaataaatttttatataaatatcaaaatcaaaTGTTTATACAAAGTTTAtaacaaaatagaaataaaaattttaggaaCAACCAAAACTAAGATTTACGAAACactcaaaaatatatttaagtgaATTACTGTATTTACATATTATTAGCAAACTAAGTGGGTATTATAACTACTCCTCaattttttcccaaaataaacaaaatcaacaaccaaataattaaaaaatggcATCCAAAGCATAACTTGTAGCTACCAAATTAATTATTCAGTAACCTGAgaaattaataaaacaaattccTCTAAAATTCTAAAGAGTTATGCCCGTTATCCATGAGGCAACTCATAAAGTTGGGGTTGCAATTCATCTTTCCAATACTCTTGacttcaaccaccaccaactCATCCGTTAACCGGTAAACCAACACAAGGGCAACTAAATTACCATCTTGCCCTTCCAACCTTGCACCTTCACATTTCTCATTCCTTGTCACTGTTAAATTGGTCCCCTTAGCCAACTCATCCACCTTCTCTAGTATCCTCTCTACTTTCTCTCTCAGGACAAATCGCTCCACATGATTCAGAACACCGTTATTCACAAACAGACCCGACATGTCCAACCCAGTCGAAAAAGATATCAAGTCAAATGCATTTaacgttttaatttttatttgactCTTCTCCCATTCGGGTTCTTCAACAAGAACCCGATTAAGTTTATACCCACCCGAATTAAACCACGGGTCTTGCATAATCTCGTCAACGGTAATTCGCGTTTCTGGATTTACATCCAACAAACGCGATATAAGGTTTCTTAATCCACAAGATATCCACTTTGGAAACCGAAACTGACCGCGGTAAATCTTCCTGTACAAAACTGTAATATTGTAATCATTGAAGGGTAAAAAGCCCGCTGTCAATGCAAACAAAACGACGCCGCAGGACCACACGTCCACCGTGGCGCCATTATATCCTTTCTTGGCCAAGATCTCAGGTGCCACGTAAGCAGGGGTCCCACAAACTGTGTGGAGCAAGCCATCAGGTCGGATCTGGTTCTTCACGGCGCTCAACCCGAAATCGGAGACTTGAAGGTTGCCGTCATCGTCAAGGAGGAGGTTGTCGAGCTTGAGATCACGGTGGTAGACGCCGGCGGAGTGGCAGTGCTTTACGGCGGAGATGAGCTGCCGGAAATATTTTCTGGCGACGTCTTCCGTCAAGCGGCCGCCGTGGGCGACCTTCTGGAAAAGTTCTCCGCCGGCGGCGAACTCCATGACAAGGTAGATTTTGGTCTTGGTGGCGAGGACCTCAAGGAGGTTGATGATGTTTGGGTGGTGGCGGAGGCGGCGCGTGACGGAGATCTCGCGCTCCACGTTGGCTGCATGGCAGTTGGAAACGATGTTGCGTTTGCTAACGGCCTTAACTGCCACGCTTCCACCGTCGGCCACGCGCGTCGCGTGGTACACTTTAGCGGACGCTCCTACGCCCAGAAGTTCGCCGAGCTCGTACTTGCCGAACAAAACGGTGCTGTCGTTTTGTGTTGGTGGTGTCGTTGGCTCGGTTTCCACGACGGCGTCGTTTTTGGAGTAGCTCATAGTTTGaggtaactaactaactaacttaacTGACGTAACTAACCAAACTCGATGGGAAGAAGTGGTTTTTCGTGTGAGAAGATTCGAATAGAAAGAGAAGGAACCAAGTGGCTTTGTGACATAGAAGAATAGGTGGGAAGTGTTTGTTTACTATTTGGGTGTAGGGAGAGAGATAAAGAATGAGTATTTAAAGACTCATCTGGTGTGTGTTGTATACTATTACTGTATTTCATCATTTACTTTTAAGACAACGATATggttttaaaaaattgataaaaattctATTTGCGTGCTAAGTAAAATTTgttggaaaaataaaattatgtataCATTGCGCATAAaacatattatatcatatttaaaataGTGAAAATTTAGTTGATAgttatttgatgataatttagttaaatttattaaattatttaataattttaattattaattttatattaagataactataatatgaattttta
The sequence above is drawn from the Arachis hypogaea cultivar Tifrunner chromosome 4, arahy.Tifrunner.gnm2.J5K5, whole genome shotgun sequence genome and encodes:
- the LOC112797174 gene encoding CBL-interacting serine/threonine-protein kinase 14; protein product: MSYSKNDAVVETEPTTPPTQNDSTVLFGKYELGELLGVGASAKVYHATRVADGGSVAVKAVSKRNIVSNCHAANVEREISVTRRLRHHPNIINLLEVLATKTKIYLVMEFAAGGELFQKVAHGGRLTEDVARKYFRQLISAVKHCHSAGVYHRDLKLDNLLLDDDGNLQVSDFGLSAVKNQIRPDGLLHTVCGTPAYVAPEILAKKGYNGATVDVWSCGVVLFALTAGFLPFNDYNITVLYRKIYRGQFRFPKWISCGLRNLISRLLDVNPETRITVDEIMQDPWFNSGGYKLNRVLVEEPEWEKSQIKIKTLNAFDLISFSTGLDMSGLFVNNGVLNHVERFVLREKVERILEKVDELAKGTNLTVTRNEKCEGARLEGQDGNLVALVLVYRLTDELVVVEVKSIGKMNCNPNFMSCLMDNGHNSLEF